In a single window of the Bradyrhizobium erythrophlei genome:
- a CDS encoding Thivi_2564 family membrane protein, with amino-acid sequence MLISVLITFLVVILVLYLINMLPIDGRAKQIARIIVIILGVISLLKYIAVF; translated from the coding sequence ATGCTGATCAGCGTATTGATTACATTTCTCGTCGTTATTCTCGTTCTTTATCTAATCAACATGTTGCCGATCGACGGCCGCGCCAAGCAGATCGCGAGGATCATCGTGATCATCCTCGGCGTGATCTCATTGCTGAAATACATAGCGGTATTCTAG
- a CDS encoding DUF2865 domain-containing protein, translating to MVGRSGRLALGTAALVCASALAPVAHAEDFLSALFGAFTGGRSHAPLIRLPFGNPAGPQDEARARAAYSGGGQAYCVRTCDGRYFPISAPDNQSRAASCNSFCPASETKVVYGGNIDDAATETGKPYSELPNAFRYRNEIVAGCTCNGKDQIGLAPVKIENDPTLRKGDIVVGAGGTLAAGQGADRRGASLNFSPASQQVRARYQRGPQVESE from the coding sequence ATGGTCGGAAGATCAGGCAGACTGGCATTGGGTACGGCCGCGCTGGTGTGCGCCTCGGCGCTGGCGCCGGTTGCTCACGCCGAAGATTTTCTCTCCGCGCTGTTCGGTGCGTTCACCGGCGGCCGGTCGCATGCGCCCTTGATCCGCCTGCCGTTTGGGAATCCAGCCGGCCCGCAGGATGAAGCCCGTGCGCGCGCGGCCTATTCCGGCGGCGGTCAGGCCTATTGCGTGCGCACCTGCGACGGGCGCTATTTCCCGATCTCGGCCCCCGACAACCAAAGCCGGGCCGCCTCCTGCAACAGCTTCTGCCCGGCGAGCGAAACCAAGGTCGTCTACGGCGGTAATATCGACGATGCCGCTACCGAGACCGGAAAGCCCTATTCCGAATTGCCGAACGCGTTTCGCTACCGCAACGAGATCGTCGCCGGATGCACCTGCAACGGCAAGGACCAGATCGGTCTGGCGCCGGTCAAGATCGAGAACGATCCGACGCTGCGCAAGGGTGACATCGTGGTGGGCGCCGGCGGGACGTTGGCTGCCGGCCAGGGCGCCGACAGACGCGGCGCATCGCTGAATTTCTCGCCCGCCTCGCAACAGGTCCGCGCGCGCTATCAGCGCGGGCCGCAGGTGGAGTCGGAGTGA
- a CDS encoding L,D-transpeptidase — MTQTFAGIRRPSPRVTNALIFAGALLLAPTFLASTACAQVLGYASTSQNGFPSDNIMAAPVNPALTHQGGDGSVVPERLRRAVVAFDTREAPGTVIIDTGNTALYFVLGQGRAIRYGVGVGREGFTWSGVQSISRKAEWPDWHPPAQMIARQPYLPRFMAGGPGNPLGARAMYLGSSDYRIHGTNDPSTIGKFVSSGCIRLTNEDVTDLFSRVNVGAKVVVLPKNAPHLEARRTGTGTVAGTINVRPTPAASRPVVTTLSSGRQAMNLSAAALY; from the coding sequence ATGACACAGACCTTCGCAGGCATTCGGAGGCCATCGCCGCGCGTGACCAACGCGCTGATCTTCGCAGGCGCTCTGTTGCTGGCGCCCACCTTTCTCGCCAGCACGGCGTGCGCGCAGGTGCTGGGCTACGCTTCCACATCGCAAAACGGATTTCCGTCAGACAATATCATGGCCGCGCCGGTCAATCCCGCGCTGACACATCAAGGCGGCGATGGAAGCGTGGTTCCGGAGCGGCTGCGGCGCGCCGTCGTCGCGTTCGACACTCGCGAAGCGCCCGGCACCGTCATCATCGATACCGGCAACACCGCGCTGTATTTCGTGCTCGGCCAGGGCCGCGCCATTCGTTACGGCGTCGGCGTCGGCCGCGAGGGCTTCACCTGGTCCGGCGTGCAGTCCATCAGCCGCAAGGCGGAATGGCCGGATTGGCATCCGCCCGCGCAGATGATCGCGCGCCAGCCTTATCTGCCGCGTTTCATGGCAGGCGGCCCCGGCAATCCCTTGGGCGCGCGCGCCATGTATCTCGGCTCCAGCGACTATCGCATTCACGGCACCAACGATCCCTCGACGATCGGCAAGTTCGTCTCCTCGGGCTGCATCCGCCTGACCAATGAAGACGTCACCGACCTGTTCAGCCGCGTCAACGTCGGCGCCAAGGTCGTGGTGCTGCCGAAGAATGCGCCGCATCTCGAAGCCAGGAGAACGGGCACTGGAACCGTCGCGGGCACGATCAATGTCCGGCCGACGCCGGCGGCATCGCGTCCCGTGGTGACGACATTGTCCTCGGGCCGTCAGGCGATGAACCTTTCGGCGGCGGCGCTGTACTGA
- a CDS encoding AI-2E family transporter has product MRVLPNDAVGTPLPDSKAELPPVIRRAEVVAFALVALLVICVVVVLYVAKAFFLPVVAAFVVGTMLSPAAGYLERHHIPRAVSAVLLVFGVCAGAAFIVGLISSPLMEWTTKLPELGSRLKDKLHVFDRPLALWQELQNSLGGSDTLSTFQIPKFDWVQPTLEFLSPTFTEFLLFFATLVLFIASWRDLRRALIMNFADHAARLRTLRILNEIEGQLGGYLLTVTMINLGVGAATGIICAVTGMPNPAGLGALAATLNFFPIIGPVAMFVILTVVGVIAFSTLGGAVIAPLAFVGLTFLEGHFVTPAIIGRRLELNALAVFMALAFWTWLWGPMGGFLSSPLLIVALIFKEHLMPVESPQLPPD; this is encoded by the coding sequence GTGCGTGTCCTTCCCAATGACGCGGTGGGTACGCCGCTGCCTGACAGCAAAGCCGAACTGCCGCCGGTGATCCGCCGCGCCGAGGTGGTCGCCTTCGCGCTGGTCGCGCTGCTGGTGATCTGCGTCGTCGTCGTTCTCTATGTCGCCAAGGCATTCTTTCTTCCCGTGGTAGCGGCCTTCGTGGTCGGCACCATGCTGTCGCCGGCCGCCGGATATCTGGAGCGGCATCATATTCCCAGGGCGGTTTCGGCGGTTTTGCTCGTGTTCGGGGTCTGCGCGGGTGCTGCCTTCATCGTCGGCCTGATCTCTTCACCCCTGATGGAATGGACCACGAAACTGCCGGAGCTGGGATCGCGGCTGAAGGATAAGCTGCACGTCTTCGACCGGCCGCTGGCGCTGTGGCAGGAACTGCAGAACTCGCTCGGCGGATCAGACACGCTCTCGACCTTCCAGATTCCTAAATTCGACTGGGTGCAGCCGACGCTCGAATTTCTGTCGCCGACCTTCACCGAATTCCTGCTGTTCTTTGCGACGCTGGTGCTGTTCATCGCGAGCTGGCGCGACCTGCGCCGCGCGCTGATCATGAACTTCGCAGACCATGCGGCGCGGCTGCGTACCCTGCGGATTCTGAACGAGATCGAAGGCCAACTTGGCGGCTATCTGCTCACGGTGACCATGATCAATCTCGGCGTCGGCGCCGCCACCGGCATCATCTGCGCGGTCACCGGCATGCCCAACCCGGCCGGGCTCGGGGCGCTGGCCGCGACCTTGAACTTCTTTCCGATCATCGGCCCGGTGGCGATGTTCGTGATTTTGACGGTGGTCGGCGTGATCGCGTTCTCGACGCTCGGCGGCGCCGTGATCGCGCCTCTGGCGTTTGTCGGGCTGACGTTCCTCGAAGGTCATTTCGTCACACCGGCCATCATCGGCCGCAGGCTCGAGCTCAACGCGCTCGCGGTGTTCATGGCACTGGCGTTCTGGACCTGGCTGTGGGGACCGATGGGCGGCTTCCTGTCGTCGCCGCTGTTGATCGTGGCGCTGATTTTCAAAGAGCATCTGATGCCGGTCGAATCGCCGCAGCTGCCGCCGGACTGA
- a CDS encoding DUF883 family protein, whose product MSSTDGEAGMRNLTDKATYERLEKDVAAVKNDISALTDQITEVLNSFAGTAKKQARRGYKQARANVDSAVDDMSERGSAMMDAAQDAAYSIEESLEDVITQRPLATVGLALGLGFLIGVTWRR is encoded by the coding sequence ATGTCGAGTACGGATGGCGAAGCCGGAATGCGAAACCTGACGGATAAAGCAACCTATGAACGCCTCGAAAAGGATGTAGCAGCCGTGAAAAACGATATCTCAGCCCTGACCGACCAGATCACCGAGGTGCTCAACTCGTTCGCCGGCACCGCCAAGAAGCAGGCGCGGCGCGGCTACAAGCAGGCCCGCGCCAATGTCGATTCGGCGGTCGACGATATGTCGGAGCGCGGCAGCGCCATGATGGATGCCGCGCAGGACGCGGCCTATTCGATCGAGGAATCCCTGGAAGACGTCATCACGCAGCGGCCGCTCGCGACCGTCGGCCTGGCGCTCGGCCTCGGCTTCCTGATCGGCGTGACGTGGCGCCGCTGA
- a CDS encoding MFS transporter encodes MSDLAVAAQDSSEPKSDVVGHAVVRKVAWRLMWFVMALYFLAILDRGNISFAAISMNRDLGLNAQMFGIAVGVMYFTYSMFEIPSNLILGRFGARVTLTRIAMLWGIATVLMAFTQGPWSLYAFRAFLGFAESGLFPGVMLFLSLWFPFAYRARYNAMFNYAVPISYIFGSLISGAILDLDGVLGLAGWKWLFILEGAPTILLGVIGIFYLTDRPRQANWLTPQEKAWLAAEIERDARDRGVIHDRSLLRTLLKPMVLLFALCNFGLFCGLASLFSWLPQIIKTFGLPNSQVGMVTAIPPLAGLVGMILLSRHSDRLGERFIYSCCTLLLAASGFAIAAFAPNPVLIIIGFMVANVGVYGTQAVFWTIPQSYLSRDSAPGAIGLIGMVGSIGGALVPVVIGRIRDSTGSFTGGFLVVSAALAIAAGGVMVARAQLSGVKVR; translated from the coding sequence GTGTCCGATCTGGCGGTAGCGGCTCAAGACTCAAGCGAGCCGAAGTCTGACGTCGTCGGGCACGCCGTCGTGCGAAAAGTCGCGTGGCGCCTGATGTGGTTCGTCATGGCGCTCTATTTCCTGGCGATTCTGGATCGCGGCAACATTTCGTTCGCCGCCATTTCGATGAACAGGGACCTCGGCCTGAATGCGCAGATGTTCGGCATCGCGGTTGGGGTGATGTACTTCACCTATTCGATGTTCGAGATTCCGAGCAATCTCATTCTCGGGCGCTTTGGCGCGCGGGTGACGCTGACCAGAATCGCCATGCTGTGGGGAATTGCCACAGTCCTGATGGCCTTCACGCAGGGCCCGTGGAGTCTGTACGCGTTCCGGGCGTTCCTCGGTTTTGCGGAATCGGGGCTGTTTCCCGGGGTGATGCTGTTTCTCAGCCTCTGGTTCCCTTTCGCCTATCGCGCCCGCTACAACGCGATGTTCAATTATGCCGTGCCGATCTCCTATATTTTCGGTTCGTTGATCTCAGGGGCAATTCTGGATCTCGACGGTGTGCTCGGCCTTGCCGGCTGGAAGTGGCTTTTCATTCTGGAGGGTGCCCCGACGATTCTGCTCGGGGTGATCGGCATTTTCTATCTGACGGACCGGCCGCGCCAGGCGAACTGGCTCACCCCGCAAGAGAAAGCCTGGCTGGCGGCGGAGATCGAACGTGACGCCCGGGACCGGGGCGTCATCCATGACCGAAGCCTGCTCAGGACCCTGCTGAAGCCGATGGTGCTGTTGTTCGCGCTGTGCAATTTCGGACTGTTTTGCGGCCTGGCTTCGCTGTTTTCCTGGCTCCCCCAGATCATAAAGACATTTGGCCTGCCGAATTCCCAGGTCGGGATGGTGACGGCGATTCCTCCGCTGGCGGGACTTGTCGGCATGATCCTGTTGAGCCGCCACTCCGACCGTCTCGGCGAAAGGTTCATCTACAGCTGCTGCACCCTGCTGCTGGCGGCGTCCGGCTTCGCCATCGCCGCGTTCGCGCCGAACCCCGTCCTGATCATCATCGGGTTCATGGTCGCGAACGTCGGGGTGTACGGGACCCAGGCGGTATTCTGGACCATCCCGCAATCCTACCTCTCTCGCGACAGCGCTCCCGGCGCAATTGGTCTGATCGGAATGGTCGGCAGTATCGGCGGCGCGCTGGTTCCGGTTGTGATCGGCCGCATCAGGGACTCGACCGGCAGTTTCACCGGCGGCTTTCTCGTCGTATCCGCCGCACTCGCCATCGCGGCGGGCGGCGTGATGGTGGCACGCGCACAGCTGAGCGGTGTCAAGGTTCGATGA
- a CDS encoding aromatic-ring-hydroxylating dioxygenase subunit beta, translated as MGDLEQAAAFLFQEARHLDRHEWDAWVAMYREDAVYWLPAWRDEYETTADPQTEVSLIFHSTRLGLEERIARIESRKSITALPLPRTLHQIGNVELRAGGPAYVETEATFAVHVYDPRTAKEHTRFGRYEHVLSREGDTWRIAKKKIILVNDKVPAVLDFYSI; from the coding sequence ATGGGAGACCTTGAGCAAGCCGCGGCTTTCCTGTTCCAGGAAGCGCGCCACCTCGACAGGCACGAATGGGACGCGTGGGTCGCAATGTACCGGGAGGATGCGGTTTACTGGCTGCCGGCCTGGCGCGATGAGTACGAAACCACTGCGGATCCCCAGACCGAAGTCTCGCTGATCTTTCACAGCACCCGTCTGGGGCTCGAGGAGCGTATCGCCCGTATCGAATCCCGCAAGTCGATCACGGCCCTGCCGCTACCGCGCACGCTGCACCAGATCGGCAATGTGGAGCTGCGCGCCGGGGGGCCGGCGTATGTCGAGACGGAAGCCACTTTCGCGGTGCACGTCTACGATCCGCGGACGGCGAAGGAACACACGCGATTTGGGCGCTATGAACATGTCCTTTCCAGAGAAGGGGACACGTGGCGGATCGCGAAGAAGAAGATCATTCTCGTCAATGACAAGGTTCCGGCCGTCCTCGATTTCTACAGTATCTGA
- a CDS encoding aromatic ring-hydroxylating oxygenase subunit alpha — protein MNLRMRHDSNLQAIAGLVDDRPAEHIFQINRRAFVDPEVYEAEMKHIFEATWVFVGLESQIPNPHDFITTHIGRHPVLLSRDQDNKINCLLNTCRHRGTLVCPFRRGNRKLHVCRYHAWSYDSGGRNVAIPERAAGQYPPAFDDADHDLIRVARLDSYRGFIFASLSADVPDLDDFLGETRPFLDLVIDQSPTGQVEVVPGEFTYTFDANWKLQFENGLDYYHFGATHASYVDILKKRAAGAGSEAGFSKEDPSEGEGQGSFNFDHGHAVNWSIKQTALYGRPLASDPAILDAVRKRVGPERVKWMLRQRNLTIFPNLQVIDISSAQIRTWRPLAANKTEMVSHCLAPVGEPAAARALRIRNYEDFFNPTGLAGSDDNVMYEFCQSGYEAEQAGCTQGYLRGAADAGMENGRHAAELGVSPAESAFGSVSFGGETNFYAGYREWRRLMERAAAKAI, from the coding sequence ATGAATCTACGCATGCGCCACGATAGCAACCTGCAGGCCATTGCCGGGCTGGTCGATGATCGGCCCGCCGAACATATCTTCCAGATCAACCGTCGCGCCTTTGTCGATCCTGAAGTCTACGAAGCGGAGATGAAGCACATCTTCGAGGCGACCTGGGTTTTCGTCGGCCTTGAATCCCAGATACCGAATCCGCACGACTTCATCACCACCCATATCGGCCGGCATCCGGTGTTGCTGTCTCGGGATCAGGACAACAAGATCAACTGCCTTCTCAACACCTGCCGCCATCGAGGCACGCTGGTGTGCCCGTTCAGGCGCGGAAACAGGAAATTGCATGTCTGCCGCTACCATGCATGGTCGTACGACAGCGGCGGCCGCAACGTTGCCATTCCGGAACGCGCGGCCGGTCAGTATCCCCCAGCATTCGACGATGCCGATCACGACCTGATACGCGTGGCGCGGCTCGACAGTTACCGTGGTTTCATATTTGCGAGCCTTTCGGCTGACGTTCCCGATCTCGATGATTTTCTCGGCGAGACAAGACCGTTTCTTGATCTCGTCATCGATCAAAGCCCGACCGGACAGGTTGAAGTGGTGCCGGGTGAATTTACCTACACCTTCGATGCGAACTGGAAGCTGCAATTCGAGAACGGATTGGATTACTACCACTTCGGAGCTACCCACGCCTCCTATGTCGACATCCTGAAGAAACGCGCGGCGGGTGCCGGTTCGGAGGCAGGCTTCAGCAAAGAAGATCCGTCCGAAGGCGAGGGACAGGGAAGCTTCAACTTCGACCATGGACACGCCGTCAATTGGTCGATCAAGCAGACGGCGCTGTATGGCCGGCCGCTGGCATCGGATCCGGCGATTTTGGACGCGGTGCGAAAGCGCGTCGGGCCGGAGCGCGTGAAGTGGATGCTGCGACAGCGCAATCTGACCATTTTTCCGAACCTTCAGGTCATCGATATCTCGTCGGCGCAGATTCGCACCTGGCGTCCTCTCGCAGCCAACAAGACCGAAATGGTATCGCACTGCCTCGCGCCGGTGGGAGAGCCGGCGGCCGCGCGCGCACTTCGCATTCGCAATTACGAGGATTTCTTCAATCCCACCGGCCTTGCGGGTTCGGACGACAATGTCATGTACGAATTCTGCCAGTCGGGGTACGAGGCCGAGCAGGCGGGCTGCACGCAAGGCTATCTCCGCGGCGCGGCTGATGCCGGCATGGAGAATGGACGGCATGCGGCGGAACTCGGCGTTTCCCCGGCGGAGTCGGCCTTCGGATCGGTTTCCTTTGGCGGTGAGACGAACTTCTACGCCGGGTATCGGGAATGGCGCCGTCTCATGGAACGCGCCGCTGCGAAAGCCATCTGA
- a CDS encoding GlcG/HbpS family heme-binding protein yields MAQQRQIGDMAMRARFSLSFEDARTVAAACLEAARQHDAEVSVAVVDDAGVLLHFSRMDGARAYTVELASRKARSSASVGVPTSVIKAIDAGGGGFPVLHEGHCAGAVGISGAKPEIDEIIAQAGIAVLAA; encoded by the coding sequence GTGGCGCAGCAGCGCCAGATCGGAGACATGGCGATGCGTGCTAGATTTTCCCTCTCATTCGAAGATGCCCGGACGGTTGCGGCGGCTTGTCTGGAAGCCGCGCGGCAGCATGACGCGGAGGTCAGCGTCGCGGTGGTCGACGACGCCGGGGTCCTGCTTCACTTTTCCCGCATGGACGGCGCGCGGGCCTACACCGTCGAGCTTGCCTCCCGGAAAGCCCGCAGCTCCGCCAGCGTCGGCGTTCCAACCAGCGTGATCAAAGCGATAGATGCTGGTGGCGGTGGTTTCCCCGTCCTGCACGAGGGACACTGCGCCGGGGCGGTCGGCATATCCGGCGCGAAGCCGGAAATCGACGAGATCATTGCTCAGGCCGGGATTGCGGTGCTGGCCGCCTGA
- a CDS encoding response regulator, producing the protein MTRSQLVAEHLPLLRRYARALTGNQSSGDAYVGAMLEALLQDSSLLDEQHGPRAGLFRLFTQIWNSVSLNDDSEVTTLPMPPERRLSNITPLPRQAFLLLSLEGFSEEEVAYILGTDVAETRKLADTAGREMAAEIATDVLIIEDETFIAMDLEALVRNLGHNVIGVARTHSDAVALAKNKKPGLILADIQLADGSSGLDAVNELLRVFEVPVVFITAYPERFLTGERPEPAFLISKPFQPAMVSAVASQALFFQRNSRNRSPRAAAS; encoded by the coding sequence ATGACCCGATCACAGCTCGTTGCTGAACATTTACCGTTGCTGCGGCGCTATGCCCGCGCCTTGACGGGAAACCAGTCGTCGGGCGACGCCTATGTCGGAGCCATGCTGGAGGCCCTGCTGCAGGATAGCTCGCTGCTCGACGAGCAGCACGGCCCCCGCGCCGGGCTGTTCCGGCTGTTTACCCAGATCTGGAATTCGGTCTCCCTCAACGACGATTCCGAGGTGACGACCCTGCCAATGCCGCCGGAACGCCGGCTTTCCAACATCACCCCCTTGCCGCGCCAGGCCTTCCTGCTGCTGTCGCTGGAAGGCTTCTCAGAGGAGGAGGTAGCCTATATCCTTGGCACTGACGTCGCCGAGACCCGAAAACTGGCCGATACCGCCGGGCGCGAGATGGCGGCCGAAATCGCCACCGACGTGCTGATCATCGAGGACGAGACCTTCATCGCGATGGATCTCGAGGCCTTGGTGCGGAACCTCGGCCATAACGTGATCGGCGTCGCCCGCACCCATTCCGACGCGGTTGCGCTTGCCAAGAACAAGAAGCCCGGCCTGATCCTCGCCGATATCCAGCTCGCCGACGGCAGTTCGGGCCTCGACGCCGTCAACGAGCTGCTGCGGGTGTTCGAGGTGCCGGTGGTGTTCATCACCGCCTATCCCGAGCGCTTCCTGACCGGCGAGCGTCCCGAGCCGGCGTTTTTGATCTCGAAGCCGTTCCAGCCGGCGATGGTGTCGGCGGTCGCCAGCCAGGCGCTGTTCTTCCAGCGCAACTCCCGCAACCGCTCGCCAAGGGCGGCGGCTTCCTGA
- a CDS encoding NepR family anti-sigma factor, translating to MKDVKSQASKSAAPGKQGGLNAEIQSRIGHQLRAMYDDVVRQGVPDRFAELIRKLDVAEPDTQIGQAGDQAIKNDGRD from the coding sequence ATGAAAGATGTAAAGTCTCAAGCCAGCAAGAGTGCGGCACCGGGCAAGCAGGGCGGCCTCAACGCCGAGATTCAGTCCAGAATCGGCCACCAACTACGCGCCATGTACGACGATGTCGTGCGCCAGGGGGTGCCGGACCGGTTCGCGGAGCTGATCCGCAAGCTTGATGTGGCCGAGCCCGACACCCAAATAGGACAAGCGGGCGATCAGGCGATCAAAAATGACGGGAGGGATTAA
- a CDS encoding sigma-70 family RNA polymerase sigma factor translates to MPLTDTLRDDILASVPSLRAFAISLSGNGDRADDLVQETLLRALANIDSFQPGSNLPAWLFTILRNLFRSDYRKRRREVEDADGSYAKTLKTQPAQNAHLEFEEFRAALDKLPQDQREALILVGASGFSYEDAAAICGCAVGTIKSRVNRARSKLSALLYVDGAEDFGPDETVRAVIGGSGG, encoded by the coding sequence ATGCCTCTCACCGATACCCTTCGCGACGACATCCTGGCGTCGGTCCCGAGCCTGCGTGCGTTCGCGATCTCGCTTTCCGGCAATGGTGACCGCGCCGACGATTTGGTGCAGGAGACCCTGCTCCGCGCGCTCGCCAACATCGACTCGTTCCAGCCCGGCTCGAACCTGCCGGCGTGGCTGTTCACGATCCTGCGCAACCTGTTCCGCTCGGACTACCGCAAGCGGCGGCGGGAGGTGGAGGATGCCGACGGCAGCTATGCCAAGACGCTGAAAACCCAGCCGGCCCAGAACGCGCATCTCGAATTCGAGGAGTTTCGCGCGGCGCTCGACAAGTTGCCGCAGGACCAGCGCGAAGCGCTGATCCTGGTGGGCGCCTCCGGATTTTCCTATGAGGACGCGGCGGCGATCTGCGGCTGTGCGGTCGGCACCATCAAAAGCCGCGTCAACCGCGCGCGCTCGAAACTCAGCGCGCTGCTCTATGTCGACGGCGCCGAGGATTTCGGCCCCGACGAAACCGTGCGCGCCGTGATCGGCGGCAGCGGCGGGTAA
- a CDS encoding HWE histidine kinase domain-containing protein: MVRLGFIIGFIALIGVLLSGLAAYRVHDQELTVDGIALARAIDVHASLVQDRLTERELLARVASGLFHTPSVIKANMLQPLRASIYAFKTDFVVASWIARIKPSELDAARAELARAGFPNPTIRSFDDHPLDTKSLDKPVDVLMDVEPRNPETMAFAGRSLDQQPILGAMLDHAMAEGKPVASDPVPLLSPDGPIGLVLAAPVQPEGDTTPAGFVTFSYDLASLMLTNDDLSLFAVVLKDPRNPNDELIANHRGVVTLRSASPEGPPPSMTRTVTFGDRDWSLVYYAKTNAAKRAEQTAAVVAAIGLALTGIVCGLFGYVAYNNLRLSREIQVRIGFERRLTAVIDELNHRVKNILAVIQSIVTRTLRHGSDIDVARELLIGRIHAMSNVVSLLSESQWQGVKLKGLFEARAIPHAERIAVSGPDIAVSARAAQSLSLLFFELASHSDEGLSLVGKHPHIVAHWEVNGEDNDTTFHFRWEEFNTSAATRREDSDFGVILLDRVAPEALGGVSKRYFTDVSYVYELTAPMETVIDMSERDRTEQFSAPLKPAR; encoded by the coding sequence GTGGTTCGGCTGGGTTTCATCATCGGTTTTATCGCGCTCATCGGAGTACTGCTCTCCGGTCTTGCGGCGTACCGTGTCCATGATCAGGAGCTCACCGTCGACGGCATCGCGCTGGCGCGCGCGATCGACGTTCACGCCAGCCTGGTGCAGGACCGGCTGACCGAGCGCGAACTGCTCGCGCGCGTCGCCTCCGGCCTGTTCCATACGCCTTCCGTGATCAAGGCCAATATGCTGCAGCCGCTGCGCGCCTCGATCTATGCCTTCAAGACCGATTTCGTGGTCGCAAGCTGGATCGCGCGGATCAAGCCGAGCGAACTGGATGCCGCGCGTGCCGAGCTCGCCCGCGCGGGATTTCCCAATCCGACAATCCGCAGCTTCGACGATCATCCCCTGGATACAAAGTCCCTCGACAAGCCGGTCGATGTGTTGATGGACGTCGAGCCCCGCAATCCCGAGACCATGGCTTTCGCGGGCCGTTCGCTGGATCAGCAGCCGATCCTGGGGGCGATGCTGGACCACGCCATGGCCGAGGGAAAACCGGTGGCGTCCGATCCGGTTCCGTTGCTGAGTCCGGACGGGCCGATCGGCCTGGTTCTTGCCGCGCCCGTGCAGCCGGAAGGCGACACCACCCCGGCAGGCTTCGTGACATTTTCCTATGATCTGGCATCGCTGATGCTGACCAATGACGACCTGTCGCTGTTCGCGGTGGTGCTGAAGGATCCCCGCAATCCCAACGACGAGTTGATCGCCAACCATCGGGGTGTCGTCACCTTGAGATCGGCGTCGCCGGAAGGGCCCCCTCCGTCGATGACACGGACGGTGACGTTCGGAGACCGCGACTGGTCGCTCGTCTATTACGCCAAGACCAACGCCGCCAAGCGCGCCGAGCAGACCGCCGCCGTCGTGGCCGCGATTGGCCTGGCGTTGACCGGCATCGTCTGCGGGCTGTTCGGATATGTCGCCTACAATAATCTGCGGCTCAGCCGCGAAATCCAGGTGCGGATCGGCTTCGAACGCCGGCTGACCGCTGTCATCGACGAACTCAATCACCGGGTGAAGAACATCCTCGCGGTGATCCAGTCGATCGTGACGCGCACGCTGCGCCACGGGTCCGACATCGACGTCGCCCGCGAACTCCTGATCGGCCGCATCCACGCCATGTCGAACGTGGTCTCGCTGCTCAGCGAAAGCCAGTGGCAGGGGGTGAAACTGAAGGGGCTGTTCGAGGCGCGCGCGATCCCGCACGCCGAGCGCATCGCGGTGAGCGGTCCCGATATCGCCGTCAGCGCGCGGGCCGCGCAAAGCCTGTCGCTGCTGTTCTTCGAACTGGCGTCGCATTCCGACGAAGGGCTGTCGCTGGTCGGCAAGCACCCCCACATCGTCGCGCATTGGGAAGTGAACGGCGAGGATAACGACACCACGTTTCATTTTCGCTGGGAAGAATTCAACACCAGTGCGGCGACGCGCCGCGAGGACAGCGATTTCGGCGTCATCCTGCTCGACCGCGTCGCGCCGGAAGCGCTCGGCGGCGTATCGAAGCGGTATTTTACCGACGTCAGCTACGTCTACGAGCTGACCGCGCCGATGGAGACCGTGATCGACATGAGCGAGCGCGACCGCACCGAACAATTCTCGGCGCCGCTGAAGCCGGCGCGGTAG